The following coding sequences are from one Scomber japonicus isolate fScoJap1 chromosome 3, fScoJap1.pri, whole genome shotgun sequence window:
- the cav4a gene encoding caveolin-2 has protein sequence MMKGEDSEEVEIDLGDSSEHDEFDNGEEPQTLWRAPPALEEEENIHTSTLVEISDTKPLLNVRDPRGINDCLKVTFEDVIAEPVSVRSGDRIWIWSNALFEVCRVWIYRIVTVLLAIPISIISGLLFAILSCFHIWMVSPCVRCMFIGTRWLQSLWNIVMDIIGRPLFMSAGKCCGGFSVHLAEE, from the exons ATGATGAAAGGGGAAGATTCAGAGGAGGTAGAGATCGATCTGGGGGACTCCAGTGAACATGATGAATTTGATAATGGGGAGGAACCTCAGACGCTGTGGAGGGCCCCTCCTGCtctggaagaagaggaaaacattCACACGTCTACGTTAGTGGAAATCAGTGACACAAAGCCTCTGCTCAATGTCAGAGACCCCCGTGGTATCAATGACTGCCTCAAG GTGACGTTTGAGGATGTGATTGCTGAGCCAGTGTCTGTGCGCAGTGGGGACAGAATCTGGATTTGGAGCAATGCTTTGTTTGAAGTGTGCAGGGTTTGGATCTACAGGATAGTCACAGTGCTTCTGGCTATTCCCATTTCAATCATCTCTGGTCTACTCTTTGCAATCCTCAGCTGTTTCCACATCTG GATGGTTAGTCCCTGTGTCCGGTGTATGTTTATTGGTACACGCTGGCTACAGAGCCTGTGGAACATTGTGATGGACATCATTGGGCGTCCCCTCTTCATGAGTGCGGGGAAATGCTGTGGAGGCTTCAGCGTTCATCTGGCCGAAGAATGA